The sequence CTTTTAcctaaatattctaataaaaaaaaaggcttacTCCTCTTAACTTCAAGAGATTGATGCTTGGGATGACAACAACCTGAGAAACCTCTCTTTCATCTAATGAGCTATTGTTTCTTAGAGTTGGTGGTGGTGGGCATTTTAGACATTTTAATCAATTAAGTTATATCTAGCTCTTGAATTTTTGAGGAAGTTGAAACCACCTGGGTAATCAAAGTCCTAATTTGTTTGTGAAAAGTCATTGAGCGCATCTGCTGCACTGTTTTGACTCAGATGATTACCGAGACAAGTTTGATCAGCAAGTTCTCCAGAAAGTTCATGAGACTTTATTCCAAGAAAGACTCAAGCCCAAAAAGTTCGTGAATTAATGTAAATTTTGTGACATGCAATACAATCTTGTGCAGCTAATTCACAgcgaaaattttaaaaaggacAGTCATTACTAATACTACCAGAAATTAAAGCTATAACACCAAACAAATATCCATAAACCACAATATTTACCAAATTTCAgcataaaaatattacattcatatttgtaattgtgcAACTCTTGTTTGCTTTCCGGAAGAAGAGTTGCTCACTTCCAACCTGAGATTGCTTCAAATTTCCGGCTGTGAGAAAATGCAGGCCTTACCCAATTGCATACACGGCCTTACCTCTCTTCAAGAATTGCAAATAAAGGCATGTCCAGGAATTCTGTTCTTTCCGGAAGAAGGATTTCCCATCAACCTAAGATCACTTGTGATATCTGATCTCAACATCACTGAGGCCTTGTTTGAGTGGGGGTTGCATCGGCTTACATCTCTTAGCGGACTTGTCGTTAGTGGTGGATGTCAGCATCTGGTGTCCTTTCCAGAGAAGAAACTGCCAGGTGACTCTCTAACCAACCTCACCATTGAACGCTTCCCGAACCTGGAAACCCAGTCTTCCGAAGGCTTTCGAAGCCTCACCTCTCTTGAGTAGCTACGTATTGAAGAGTGCGGAAAGCTCACATCAATTCCTGAGAATGGCCTGCCTTTCTCACTCTTGAAACTGTATATCTATAAGTGCGAAAAGCTCACGTCCTTCCCCGAGAATGGATTGCCTCCCTCACTCCAGCAACTTTCTATAAACAGATGTCCTCTGCTAACTCTGCAAGGAACATTTCCCTTTGATGAAAACTGAATATGCTTATTTGCTCGTGAGTTCTTTTGGTTGTGACCTGAATGCTGGTGCGGAATGGTTCTGCTGCTCCTGTTTCTTGCTGTTATTCTTGACGCTCTGACTATTCGTGTTGGGGTATATGCCATTCTTGGGGTATTTACCTGAAGGGCATGAGAAAGAATGGCATATATTGCTGATCACTACATATTTGGCAAATCACTGGGAGCTGAAAAGGTACATAATCACGGTTCatactttgtatttttttttttttttttaagagatagAGATCACATGTCCACGAGTGACCCCTTCTCACATTTATTACCCCTTCTCacatttattaatagaaaaactTCACTTGCGGCGGAGGAATACCTTCAATACATAAAACGCCTAAAAAGAATAATCAACTCTTCACatgcctaaaaaaaaaacctccccAAAAACTcactagaaaaaataataaacagaACATCTTATTGCCCTCTCAGATACGGTAAAGACAATTTATCTGTACGAATCAAACCTTTAAGAAATCTAGGCAAATGAAAAGGAGATCTCCAAACACAAGTCGAACCTCGAGCTCccattttagctaaaaaatcaGCCGGCGCATTTCCTTCTCGATAGACATGAGCAATAACAAATTCTCCATCTTCAAACAATCTCATAGCCTCCTAAtaaaaatcctccaaataccacACCCCACAATGCTTCTTTTGGATCTAAGATACACAAACCAAAGAATCAGACTCAATATCCACCTGATGAAGACCCAACGCACGACAATATTTTAAACCAATTAACAGCGCCTTCAATTCCGCAAGATTATTAGAACCCATCCCAAGATAACACGAAAAAGACAGCACCATATTACCACGGAAATCCCGAATTACTCCCCCTGCGCCTAACCTCCCTGGGTTACCAAAACTACACCCatcaatattcattttaaatcttcCAATCATAGGCTTTACCCAACAAACCATTTTAACCTGCACATATTTAATCCCAATAGCGTGAATATTCAACTCTCCCAGATGTTCCTCATCCGCAAAAGCAACCTTCGTAAACTTCGGCAGCAAAGTTTGCACTTTCCGTAACCACGCACACACAGATCTCCAAAGCTCTTCCTACGAAATACACTTGCCTTCCATTCGTGCTTTACACCTACATTGCCAcaacttccaaataataataaaggaagAAGACCCATAATAGAACCCACCTGGGATTTGGTAGACGCACGTCTGAACCAAAGAAGCACTAGCTCAAACCAGCTTTTATTTGGATCATAAGGAACGCCCAATATAGCAGAAAACATCTTCCATATCCCGGACGCCAACTCACCTGCAGCCAAGATGTGATTTAAATCCTCATAATTTCCTAGCTCACAACAATTACACTTGGAAGTAATCGGAATACCAACTCTCCACAATCTATCATCAACACTTAAACTGTTACGAAAAACCTTCCacattaaaattgaaatttttttcggTAAAGATTCATGCCACACCCACTTAGCCCAAGGCACAGCTGGTGCAGTAACCCGAATACATTGCCATGCACTTTTAGTGGAGAAGCCACCATCTTTATTATGTATCCAAACAAGCAAATCTTGACCAGATTTTTGGGCACCCAAAAAACTACAAATCTCCTCCGCTTTTTGTCTTCCCACTATTCTCTCTAACAGTTCAATGTCCCAACCATTCTCAATTCTCAAATCAGCCAGCTTCAAATGTGATTCTCCCACCACAGGAACCAAATTAGCAAGAGGACCTTCATTTAGCCAATGATCCCACCAAAAGGAAATATTCCCATCCCGGACTCTCCACTTCGAATTTTCCAACACCGTCGGAATGCACTTCACCACCATCCTCCAAAATCTCGATCCCTTTTTGGGATCTAGTAAAGAAACATGTTTATCCCCAATATATTTAGCACGAAAGAATTGTGGCCAAAGATCAATCCCAGTCATAACCTTCCATGCAGATTTCATATGAAGAGAAGTTTGAACCTCATCAAAATCACGAAGACCAATTCCCCCCTCATCAGTCGGCTTGCACATCGACTTCCATGCAACCCacttccttttttcctttccatcttTTTCACTCCAACAAAATGAGCTTAAGAGCCTGTTCAGATTTTTCAAAGTCCCTTTTGGCAATTGAAGAATAGACATAATATGTATAGGCATACTAGCTAACACatgcttcaacaaaatcaacttaCCACCAGCCGAAAGACACTTTGACTTCCACCCCCCAAGTTTCTTTCTCACCCGGTTAAAAATAGGATCTAAATGTAAATTATTAAGTCTCCCATTCACGATAGGAGCACCAAGATAAGTGAAAGGAAAGGTACCTTCAGTAAAACCCGTGAGATTAATAAGCTCCCTCTTCCTCCCTATTGAGAACTGCTTCGCAAAATAAATGGACGTTTTCTCCTTACTCACTTGCTGCCCAGACCAAGACTCATAAGTCCCAATAACCTTCATCAATTCTCTCATCGACATCTTCCCACCATTAGAGAAAATAACTACATCATCCGTATAGAGAAGGTGAGAAACAAGAGGCGCACCTCTTGgatgagaaaaattttttatattgccacataaaaaattctttttaagtAAGCGagaaaacacttctttacataatgataaaaagataaggtGATAACGGATCACCCTGCCGCAAACCCCGACCTCcatgaaaaaaaatcctaatacGTGCCATTCATTATTATTGAATACCAAGGCGAAACAATGCAATTCCTGATCAATGCATTGACAGAAGAGGAAAACCCAAAAGCTGCCAACACATGCAAAAGAAACTACCACTCAACCCTATCGTATGCTTTAGCCatatcaagttttaaaataatattcccaCCCATAGCCTTCTTATTGAGAGACTGAACCACGTAAGGCTGATATTATCAAAAACACTCCTACCTGGAATAAATGCAGACTGTTCGGAAGAATTCATAGGGGACAATAACGGCGCAAGCCTCGCCACCAAAATCTTCGaacaaattttgtaaaacacTGAACATAAACTGATAGGCCTGAACTTGTCAAAACCCATCGGCTAAGCCACTTTCGGAATAAGCACGAGAAAAGAAGCGGTATAAAATCTAGGAAGAGGAACCCCTCGAAAAAATTCCTTTACTGCCTCCACTACCTCCAAACGTACAACATCCCAACAAGCACGATAGAATCCTAACCCGAAGCCATCAGGCCCCGGACTACTCTCAATGGGAATACTGAAAACTGCTTGTTTCACCTCTTCTTCTGTAGGCAACGAACAAAGTTTCGAATTATCTGCCTCCGAAATCACCATATCCACTAAATCACTCAAGTTCGGTAACAGCACAGTTGAAGATTGCCCCAAGAAATCCATGAAATACTGCACAGCACCATCATGGACTTCCAGCGGTGACTTTAACGTGGTCCCATTCAGAAGACTCATTTCCATAATCCTTTCTTGCTTCCTCTTGTTTAGAATAGCATGAAAATACCGATAATTTTTATCACCATGACCCCACCATTTAACCTTAGCACATTGAGCTAACCGAACATCCTCACGGTGCAACCAGGTATCTAATTCCATTTTTTATGCAATCAGGTCGAGCTCCACATCTTCTTCATACCGCATCTGCAGCTTCTCTTCCAACTGCTCAATACTCTTTTCCAACTCCTAAATGTGCCCACTAGTCCATCCAAACACTTCCTTATTCCAACCTCTTAAAGCTATTCTCACCCTTTTTAATTTCGCAGCAAGAATCATGAGACCACTTCTAACATCAGTTTGTTCCCAAGCCTCTCGAACGCATCTAATAAAATCAACatgatccacccacatttgttgaaaccgGAAAGGTGACGGCCCATTCCCTTGCACATTCTTCACCAGAGAAATGACCATCGGGGCATGGTCGGATGATGTGCGAGGCAAATATCTCATAACTGAGTccgaaaaaacataaaaaaaattctgatatgCCAAAGACAGATCCAACCGAGCCCAACTACGAGAACGACCAGTATGCCCATTGCACCATGAGAAACTCTTCCCCAAGAATTTCAATT comes from Juglans microcarpa x Juglans regia isolate MS1-56 chromosome 8S, Jm3101_v1.0, whole genome shotgun sequence and encodes:
- the LOC121244260 gene encoding uncharacterized protein LOC121244260 — protein: MELDTWLHREDVRLAQCAKVKWWGHGDKNYRYFHAILNKRKQERIMEMSLLNGTTLKSPLEVHDGAVQYFMDFLGQSSTVLLPNLSDLVDMVISEADNSKLCSLPTEEEVKQAVFSIPIESSPGPDGFGLGFYRACWDVVRLEVVEAVKEFFRGVPLPRFYTASFLVLIPKVA